The following proteins are co-located in the Manihot esculenta cultivar AM560-2 chromosome 7, M.esculenta_v8, whole genome shotgun sequence genome:
- the LOC110618971 gene encoding uncharacterized protein LOC110618971 — MCKVFPTTLTGPAQALFNSLEAGSIRSFGDLANVFISQFIAGVPTDRKTSYLETVRQRRNESLREYIARFNTEALQITELDKSRAVEAMQKGMTSPEFFGSLSRKPPTSLAELMKRAEKYIRQDDALMTSRFAKEEADRGKAPEERRPERHEKRQNKRPEAYRQPWDRRDQTPLPPRVPDQRPFPLRVPETLTPLNTSRAEVLMVVQNKEFLQWPKPMKAEASQRDTDKYCQYHRTHDHNTNNCYQLISEIERLIKRGHLRNFVKKPEGKRSQ; from the coding sequence atgtgcaaggtattccctacgaCGCTCACGGGGCCAGCACAGGCGTTGTTCAACAGCCTAGAAGCAGGAAGTATCCGAAGCTTTGGAGATTTAGCCAACGTCTTCATCAGCCAATTCATAGCCGGAGTGCCAACTGACAGGAAAACCAGCTATTTGGAGACAGTCAGGCAGAGAAGAAATGAATCGTTAAGAGAGTATAtagcccgtttcaatacggaggccctgcagattacCGAGCTGGACAAAAGCAGAGCagtagaagccatgcagaaagggATGACCTCCCCAGAGTTTTTTGGCTCGTTAAGTAGAAAGCCCCCCACCTCGCTGGCGGAACTGATGAAAAGGGCggaaaagtacataaggcaggatgatgccttaatGACGAGCAGATTCGCCAAGGAAGAGGCAGACAGGGGGAAAGCCCcagaggaaaggaggccggAAAGGCACGAAAAAAGGCAAAACAAAAGGCCTGAAGCATATAGACAACCTTGGGACCGAAGGGACCAAACACCGCTTCCCCCTCGAGTTCCAGACCAAAGACCATTTCCCCTGCGAGTTCCAGAGACCCTGACCCCTCTCAACACCTCccgagccgaagtgctcatggtgGTACAAAACAAAGAATTCCTCCAATGGCCGAAACCAATGAAGGCTGAAGCAAGCCAGCGAGATACTGACAAATACTGCCAGTACCATCGTACACACGACCATAACACTAATAACTGCTACCAGCTGATCAGTGAGATCGAAAGGCTGATTAAAAGGGGGCACTTGCGaaactttgtgaagaaaccagaaGGAAAAAGATCTCAATAG